The following proteins come from a genomic window of Vallitaleaceae bacterium 9-2:
- the hflX gene encoding GTPase HflX: MTDQALTTEQEIEKVILVAVCDKGSVERAEESLEELAELAKTAGALTVDKVIQSRDKVHPATYVGKGKIEEIADLLFMHKATGIITDDELSPAQIKNLEKELDTKVMDRSLLILDIFARHAHTREGILQVELAQLNYRVSRLIGLGQSLSRLGGGIGTRGPGEKKLETDRRHIRRRVAQLRSELDEVKKHQQLLRDNRKKQNKPIVAIAGYTNAGKSTLMNKLTDAQVLEEDQLFATLDPTTRQLELPEGKEILLTDTVGFIHKLPHHLIEAFHSTLEEVAFADVIVHVVDGANPSFEKHMQVVYDTLKRLDALTIPVITVFNKMDKTIWNKEQLQDKRADSVFYISAKTGQGVDEVIHYLEEKLRDGLQHIKVKIPYDQAQLVQNIRTYGQLIEERFDADGIYIEAYLEEALVNKYEL; encoded by the coding sequence ATGACAGATCAAGCCTTAACGACAGAGCAAGAAATAGAAAAAGTCATCCTTGTTGCGGTATGCGACAAAGGAAGTGTTGAACGTGCAGAAGAATCATTAGAAGAGTTGGCGGAACTTGCAAAAACTGCAGGGGCGCTTACGGTAGATAAGGTGATTCAAAGTCGCGACAAAGTTCATCCGGCAACATATGTAGGAAAGGGAAAGATTGAAGAAATTGCAGATCTTCTTTTCATGCATAAAGCGACAGGGATTATCACGGATGATGAATTATCACCGGCTCAGATAAAAAATCTTGAAAAAGAACTAGATACAAAAGTGATGGATCGTTCGTTGCTTATCTTAGATATTTTTGCGCGACATGCCCATACAAGAGAAGGAATCCTTCAGGTGGAATTGGCTCAGTTAAATTATCGTGTATCCAGATTAATTGGGTTGGGGCAAAGCCTATCAAGATTAGGGGGAGGTATTGGAACCAGAGGACCAGGAGAAAAGAAGTTAGAAACGGATCGACGCCATATTCGACGTCGCGTAGCCCAATTGCGCTCGGAATTAGATGAAGTAAAAAAACATCAGCAACTGCTTCGGGATAATAGAAAAAAACAAAACAAACCCATTGTTGCTATCGCAGGCTATACCAATGCTGGTAAATCCACATTGATGAATAAATTGACGGATGCACAGGTTTTGGAAGAAGATCAGCTTTTTGCAACACTGGATCCGACAACTCGCCAACTAGAACTGCCGGAAGGAAAAGAAATTCTCCTAACAGATACCGTTGGGTTTATTCATAAGTTACCGCATCATTTAATAGAAGCTTTTCATTCAACGTTGGAGGAAGTTGCATTTGCAGATGTCATTGTTCACGTAGTTGACGGAGCAAACCCATCGTTTGAAAAGCATATGCAAGTGGTTTATGATACATTAAAGCGTTTGGATGCATTAACAATTCCTGTTATTACAGTATTTAACAAAATGGATAAAACCATATGGAATAAAGAACAGCTCCAAGACAAACGGGCAGATAGCGTATTTTATATTTCGGCAAAAACTGGCCAAGGTGTTGATGAAGTCATCCATTATTTAGAAGAAAAATTACGTGATGGATTACAGCATATTAAAGTCAAGATTCCTTACGACCAAGCACAACTGGTACAGAATATCCGTACATACGGACAATTGATTGAAGAAAGATTTGATGCAGATGGAATATATATTGAAGCCTATTTAGAAGAAGCTTTAGTGAACAAATATGAATTATAA
- a CDS encoding DUF2752 domain-containing protein, translating into MNYKFRKNFLQRIKNLFIPIVLVGGVLLIFSAWTKYQGYPTICPIKLTTGLPCPGCGMTRAHIALLNLDLSQALYYHPLFFVPAGVFAIFLFQDIRWVYRLHHSKWFYPLLVMVVIGVYIYRMLLRFPFEEPLEYSEKNFLKQIWDNIPR; encoded by the coding sequence ATGAATTATAAGTTTAGGAAAAACTTTTTACAGCGCATTAAGAACTTATTTATTCCTATAGTACTTGTAGGAGGTGTGCTACTTATCTTTAGTGCATGGACCAAATATCAGGGATATCCTACAATCTGTCCAATAAAATTGACAACCGGATTGCCTTGTCCAGGATGTGGTATGACACGAGCGCATATTGCACTCTTAAACTTAGATTTATCACAGGCACTTTATTATCATCCATTATTTTTCGTTCCTGCAGGGGTATTTGCCATCTTTTTGTTTCAAGATATTCGATGGGTTTATCGATTGCATCATTCAAAATGGTTTTATCCGTTACTAGTGATGGTGGTTATAGGTGTATATATTTATCGTATGTTGCTGCGCTTTCCTTTTGAAGAGCCTCTAGAATATTCAGAAAAGAATTTTTTAAAACAAATATGGGATAATATACCTAGATAA
- a CDS encoding ribonucleoside triphosphate reductase, protein MFEVLKRDQSLVPFEMEKIKEAIKKAFEATEKLYTEDILDILVLRVTADFQKKIKTNKIAIEDVQDSVESVLEQTGYTDVAKAYILYRKQREKMRNMKSTILDYKEIVNSYVNEEDWRVKENSTVTYSVGGLILHNSGAVTANYWLSEVYDEEIAKAHKNCDLHIHDLSMLTGYCAGWSLKQLIEEGLGGIPGKITSAPASHLSTLCNQMVNFLGIMQNEWAGAQAFSSFDTYLAPFVKSDDLSYKEVKQCIQSFVFGVNTPSRWGTQSPFSNITLDWKVPSDLANLPALVGGKEQDFYYRDCQKEMDMINKAFIEIMIEGDANGRGFQYPIPTYSITSEFDWEETENNQLLFEMTAKYGTPYFSNYVNSDMEPSDIRSMCCRLRLDLRELRKKQGGFFGSGESTGSVGVVTINLPSIAYQAQNEADFFSRLGRMMDIAARSLHIKRTVISKLLDEGLYPYTKRYLGKFDNHFSTIGLLGMNEAGLNASWLKKDLTHQDVQAFAVDVLDFMRHRLSDYQEKYGDLFNLEATPAESTSYRLAKHDRKRFEGIIASGDNATPYYTNSTNLPVGYTTDIFDALEIQDELQTKYTSGTVFHTFLGEKLPDWKAAAKLVKTIATNYRLPYYTISPTYSICKEHGYLHGEQYMCPQCGKTTEVYSRITGYYRPVQHWNEGKSQEFKERTPYEPIKDKSRTEMATATAHPKVLLFTTKTCPNCHVAKEYLKEHAYAVIDAEEESHLATQYNIRSAPTLVVHGEADMDQVKYYTGLSEIRNYICE, encoded by the coding sequence ATGTTTGAGGTGTTAAAGCGAGATCAAAGTCTTGTGCCTTTTGAGATGGAAAAAATTAAAGAGGCGATTAAAAAGGCATTTGAAGCAACAGAAAAATTATATACAGAGGATATACTTGATATACTCGTTTTGAGAGTTACGGCAGATTTTCAAAAAAAGATAAAGACTAATAAAATTGCTATTGAAGATGTCCAGGATAGTGTTGAGAGTGTTTTAGAGCAAACTGGATATACAGATGTTGCCAAAGCATATATTCTTTATCGAAAGCAAAGAGAAAAAATGCGTAACATGAAATCAACCATCTTAGATTACAAAGAAATTGTTAACAGCTATGTAAATGAAGAAGATTGGCGAGTAAAAGAAAACTCGACAGTCACATATTCAGTTGGGGGATTGATTCTTCATAACTCAGGAGCAGTTACAGCAAATTATTGGTTAAGCGAAGTCTATGATGAAGAAATAGCAAAAGCACATAAAAACTGTGATTTACATATTCATGACTTATCGATGCTGACAGGTTATTGTGCCGGTTGGTCCTTAAAACAATTAATTGAAGAAGGACTTGGAGGCATTCCCGGAAAGATAACATCTGCCCCAGCATCACATCTATCTACATTATGTAATCAAATGGTTAACTTTTTAGGGATTATGCAAAATGAATGGGCAGGAGCGCAAGCCTTTAGTTCATTTGATACGTACTTGGCACCTTTTGTAAAGAGTGATGATTTATCCTATAAAGAAGTTAAGCAATGCATTCAAAGCTTTGTATTTGGTGTTAATACCCCGAGCAGATGGGGGACTCAGTCGCCTTTTTCAAATATTACTTTGGATTGGAAAGTTCCGAGCGATTTGGCAAATTTACCTGCATTAGTTGGAGGGAAAGAACAAGATTTTTATTATCGTGACTGTCAAAAAGAAATGGATATGATTAATAAAGCATTTATAGAGATTATGATTGAAGGCGATGCAAATGGACGCGGATTCCAATATCCAATTCCTACATATTCCATTACCAGCGAATTTGACTGGGAAGAGACAGAGAATAATCAGCTTCTTTTTGAAATGACGGCCAAATATGGAACCCCCTATTTTTCTAATTATGTCAATAGTGATATGGAGCCTAGCGATATTCGAAGTATGTGTTGCCGCTTGCGACTGGATCTTCGCGAACTTCGTAAAAAACAAGGTGGATTCTTTGGTTCAGGTGAAAGCACGGGATCGGTGGGGGTTGTGACAATCAATCTTCCATCAATTGCGTATCAAGCACAAAATGAAGCAGACTTTTTTAGCCGTTTAGGTCGAATGATGGATATCGCTGCCCGTTCTTTGCATATAAAACGTACGGTTATATCAAAATTATTGGACGAAGGATTGTATCCATATACAAAACGTTATTTAGGAAAGTTTGATAATCATTTTTCAACAATTGGGCTATTAGGTATGAATGAGGCGGGATTGAACGCTTCGTGGTTGAAAAAAGATCTTACACATCAAGACGTTCAAGCATTTGCAGTAGATGTCCTTGATTTTATGCGACATCGCCTGTCGGATTATCAAGAAAAGTATGGAGATTTATTTAATTTAGAAGCGACGCCGGCTGAATCGACAAGTTATCGACTCGCAAAGCATGATAGAAAACGCTTTGAGGGTATTATTGCCTCTGGTGATAATGCGACACCTTACTATACCAATAGTACGAATTTGCCAGTAGGGTATACGACAGACATTTTTGATGCATTAGAGATTCAAGATGAATTACAGACGAAGTATACATCGGGAACAGTATTTCATACATTTTTAGGTGAAAAACTTCCGGATTGGAAAGCAGCGGCAAAGTTGGTAAAAACAATTGCCACGAATTATCGTTTGCCATATTATACGATTTCTCCAACATATTCCATCTGTAAAGAACATGGATATCTACATGGAGAGCAATATATGTGCCCACAATGTGGAAAAACAACAGAAGTATATTCAAGAATTACAGGATACTATCGTCCGGTACAACATTGGAATGAAGGAAAAAGTCAAGAATTTAAAGAACGCACGCCCTACGAGCCAATCAAAGACAAATCAAGAACAGAGATGGCAACAGCAACAGCGCATCCAAAAGTTCTTTTGTTTACAACAAAAACCTGCCCAAATTGTCATGTAGCTAAAGAGTATCTAAAAGAGCATGCATATGCAGTTATTGATGCAGAAGAAGAAAGTCACTTAGCCACACAATACAATATTCGTTCAGCCCCAACATTGGTTGTTCACGGTGAAGCGGATATGGATCAAGTTAAATATTACACAGGCCTATCGGAGATACGCAACTATATATGTGAGTAA
- the thyA gene encoding thymidylate synthase, producing MSYADNIFIKMCQEIIEDGFSSEGSVVRPVWDDGAMAHTIKRFGVVNRYDLSQEFPIMTLRPTAFKSCIDEILWIWQKKSNSIHELNSKIWNAWADDTGSIGKAYGYQLGVKHQYAEGMFDQVDRVLYDLKNNPYSRRIMTNIYVHQDLHAMNLYPCAYSMTFNVTGNKLNAILNQRSNDILVANNWNVVQYAVLVHMMAMVSNLEVGELVHVIADAHIYDRHIPIVQEMIQRPTYPAPQFRIKRQVDDFYDFKVEDFELINYQKNPQIKNIPVAT from the coding sequence ATGAGTTATGCAGATAATATTTTTATAAAGATGTGTCAAGAAATTATTGAGGATGGATTTTCCTCAGAAGGATCTGTTGTTCGCCCGGTGTGGGATGATGGTGCTATGGCACATACGATTAAACGTTTTGGTGTAGTCAATCGCTACGACTTGAGTCAGGAGTTTCCAATTATGACGCTTCGACCGACAGCGTTTAAGAGTTGTATTGATGAAATTCTATGGATTTGGCAAAAAAAATCCAATAGTATTCATGAGTTAAATAGTAAAATCTGGAATGCTTGGGCAGATGATACAGGAAGTATCGGAAAAGCCTATGGATATCAATTAGGTGTGAAGCATCAATATGCAGAGGGAATGTTTGATCAGGTAGACCGGGTCTTATATGACCTAAAGAATAACCCATACAGTCGACGTATTATGACCAACATATATGTTCATCAAGACTTGCATGCGATGAATTTATATCCTTGTGCTTATAGCATGACGTTTAATGTAACAGGCAATAAGTTGAACGCAATCTTAAACCAACGCTCTAACGATATATTGGTTGCAAACAATTGGAATGTTGTTCAATATGCAGTCTTGGTACATATGATGGCTATGGTAAGTAATCTAGAAGTCGGTGAATTGGTTCACGTTATTGCAGATGCACACATATATGATCGACATATTCCAATTGTCCAAGAAATGATTCAACGTCCGACGTATCCTGCACCGCAGTTTAGAATCAAGAGACAAGTGGATGATTTTTACGACTTTAAAGTAGAGGATTTTGAATTAATCAATTATCAAAAAAATCCTCAAATAAAAAATATACCTGTTGCAACATAA
- a CDS encoding dihydrofolate reductase encodes MKLIVACDKEYSIGKDGELLTYLPKDLKRFKSITMGNIMIMGRKTIDSLPGGRLLPQRETWILTRDTSYVKEGARIFHSIESIRSYTKENQIDTSSIFICGGSEIYQLFLPYCTEAYITQIEHVFDADVKIPNIGSLPGWYLTFRSDAQWHHELEYYYLNYENKSYTQF; translated from the coding sequence ATGAAGTTAATTGTAGCATGTGACAAAGAATATAGCATTGGCAAAGATGGGGAGCTGCTTACATATTTGCCTAAGGACCTAAAGCGCTTTAAAAGTATTACTATGGGAAATATTATGATCATGGGGAGAAAAACCATTGATTCCCTTCCGGGAGGGCGGCTGTTGCCTCAGCGTGAAACATGGATATTAACCCGAGATACAAGCTATGTCAAAGAAGGGGCTCGAATCTTTCATTCAATAGAGAGCATACGAAGTTATACAAAGGAAAATCAGATAGATACATCTTCGATTTTTATTTGTGGCGGTAGTGAAATTTACCAATTGTTTTTGCCGTATTGTACGGAAGCTTATATTACCCAGATAGAACATGTCTTTGACGCAGATGTTAAGATTCCAAATATTGGAAGTCTGCCAGGATGGTACTTGACATTTCGCTCAGATGCGCAGTGGCATCATGAGTTGGAATACTATTATCTAAATTATGAAAATAAAAGTTATACACAATTTTAA
- a CDS encoding DUF5702 domain-containing protein, producing MLELTKARIIEVELSSSTNNAAHSVLSQFDPVLFHEYGLLAGEEGNHIDEIIQSSLDISFFPSQYPKNEYVVDYLLFNKNREKASTFMEPKAFSYDIEYAPFLEADYAYAKEQILEYMGPRQFYLLAEPFLEKLNLLSETSKSSEIIEEKSDLVSELEMFNSYTERLMLYFDGVAIGSGGKSYIKYDEPYIRKLSVDTISYDFFPKSYHEKYRQNTIFVEDVLENAITGIEKSDTLLKKIVKKDIKAEDIKRGYMGEIIKDKKLLDLVDRLAEIEEQYLEPSHEALEEIQAIKQTHEKSLAIIRMYSSMSQATLGKIERFQNRIDSEEQVISGLVKSINQELDDLKTEVDVHSVNLEEVNNLKLFEERLTKNLEILSSCEQDIERLIDYTDDYAARKYNQLKKEKQLSSTTEDYLDMHMYTEFYKNRSTLATMQIDGVARNVLENIQGYTTDLFFDYQNMDIQADREQEKKYKDKVEALSAIDLFETVSIQGVEAINPYLTIDQTLLPSNAIESETDQNGTFDAKEIFKTLSDPLLLAKNTHEKILLNEYIVGMFSSVVSQVDPNAKSLSGFALDDHLLEYEVEYILGGHFNERKNLEFVLAILFGVRVLCNTVHLAIDSAKRETILSIANAIAGWWTGGVGGAILAVVIGLCWAMVEAIVDVFMLTSGEKVPFIKTASTWYSSLDGNWEELFDASVRYVQNKALMYIKDTGELTKGAVSAVKNILDDAVEQNVGGNGFDRRRVEETMESVFTSVAEEMNIQIDVANRAIDNEIEEQLDSYLIQATQETEGNEDNQNQEELDPDVLSLIGAMKSTVDSHELDSSSSLSEKVAVRETILNTYAGQIQQLKEATAQKQKEIYENASNYAAEELKDYIDDNIKEGCDITTDLLTKKADEIKKDMKKNITEESKKKFGVENLIPSLDYTDYLRLFLFCSLQEEEVKMARVMDLIQMNIQKKYNDYDRSFENYFNGINITTTLKVPVTQQMPVHERIKNKLWEYQIEESARY from the coding sequence ATGCTGGAATTAACCAAGGCGCGTATTATTGAGGTCGAGCTAAGCTCAAGCACCAATAATGCGGCACACAGTGTATTAAGTCAATTTGATCCGGTGCTATTTCACGAGTATGGTCTTCTAGCAGGGGAGGAAGGCAATCATATTGATGAAATCATTCAATCAAGTCTTGATATAAGTTTCTTTCCATCACAATATCCCAAAAATGAATATGTAGTAGACTATCTTCTCTTTAATAAAAATCGAGAGAAGGCATCAACGTTTATGGAACCAAAGGCATTTTCTTATGATATAGAATATGCACCTTTCTTGGAGGCAGATTATGCTTATGCCAAGGAACAGATTCTTGAATATATGGGACCGCGTCAATTCTATCTCCTTGCAGAACCTTTTTTAGAAAAACTAAATCTATTAAGTGAAACATCTAAATCATCTGAGATTATTGAAGAAAAATCTGACCTGGTTTCTGAACTTGAGATGTTTAATTCGTATACAGAAAGATTGATGTTATATTTTGATGGAGTTGCGATTGGATCAGGAGGAAAATCATATATAAAGTATGACGAACCTTATATACGCAAGCTAAGTGTGGATACGATATCCTATGATTTTTTCCCAAAAAGCTATCACGAAAAATATCGTCAAAATACTATATTTGTTGAAGATGTTCTTGAAAATGCAATCACAGGCATTGAAAAGTCAGATACTCTTTTGAAAAAAATCGTTAAGAAAGACATTAAAGCTGAAGATATTAAGCGAGGCTATATGGGGGAGATAATAAAGGATAAAAAGTTATTGGATTTAGTCGATCGTTTGGCAGAAATCGAAGAACAATATTTAGAGCCCTCACATGAAGCATTAGAAGAAATACAAGCGATTAAGCAAACCCACGAAAAATCTTTGGCCATTATTCGTATGTACAGTTCAATGAGTCAAGCAACGCTGGGCAAAATTGAACGGTTTCAAAATCGTATCGACAGTGAAGAACAAGTTATTTCAGGGCTTGTTAAAAGCATTAACCAAGAGTTAGATGATCTAAAGACAGAAGTGGATGTACATAGTGTGAATTTAGAAGAAGTCAATAATTTAAAGCTCTTTGAAGAGAGGCTAACTAAAAATCTAGAAATACTCTCATCATGCGAACAAGACATTGAGCGTCTGATTGACTATACAGATGACTATGCTGCACGTAAGTACAATCAATTAAAAAAAGAAAAGCAATTATCCTCGACAACTGAAGATTACCTTGATATGCATATGTATACTGAATTTTACAAGAATCGCTCAACGCTAGCTACTATGCAAATTGATGGAGTTGCGCGTAATGTATTAGAAAATATACAAGGCTATACAACAGACTTATTTTTTGATTATCAAAATATGGATATACAAGCAGACCGTGAACAAGAGAAAAAATATAAAGACAAAGTAGAGGCCCTATCGGCCATAGATTTATTTGAAACAGTCAGCATACAAGGTGTAGAAGCGATTAATCCATACCTTACGATTGATCAGACACTACTTCCATCCAATGCTATTGAATCAGAGACAGATCAAAATGGAACATTTGATGCGAAAGAAATATTTAAGACATTGAGTGATCCATTGCTATTAGCAAAAAATACGCATGAAAAAATTTTGCTCAACGAATATATTGTTGGAATGTTTTCTTCCGTAGTTAGTCAAGTGGATCCAAATGCAAAAAGTCTAAGTGGATTTGCGCTAGATGATCATTTGCTTGAATATGAAGTTGAATATATTCTGGGTGGTCATTTTAATGAACGAAAAAATCTTGAATTTGTTTTGGCGATACTGTTTGGCGTTCGTGTGTTATGCAATACAGTTCACCTTGCAATTGATAGTGCTAAACGTGAGACGATTTTAAGTATTGCAAATGCCATTGCAGGATGGTGGACTGGAGGCGTTGGAGGTGCAATACTAGCAGTTGTCATTGGATTGTGCTGGGCAATGGTTGAGGCTATTGTTGATGTGTTTATGTTGACCTCAGGAGAAAAAGTGCCTTTTATCAAAACCGCTTCAACGTGGTATAGTTCTCTCGATGGAAATTGGGAAGAGCTTTTTGATGCATCGGTTCGTTATGTTCAAAATAAAGCGTTGATGTATATTAAAGATACGGGAGAGTTGACCAAAGGGGCTGTTAGTGCGGTGAAAAATATACTTGATGATGCAGTAGAGCAAAATGTAGGAGGAAATGGATTTGATCGACGTCGTGTTGAAGAAACCATGGAAAGTGTGTTTACCTCAGTAGCAGAAGAGATGAATATTCAAATAGACGTGGCAAATCGGGCTATTGATAATGAAATTGAAGAGCAGTTGGATAGTTATTTGATTCAAGCAACTCAAGAGACTGAGGGGAATGAAGATAATCAAAACCAAGAAGAGCTGGATCCAGATGTACTCAGCCTTATTGGTGCAATGAAGTCAACGGTTGATTCACATGAGTTAGATAGTTCATCAAGTTTGTCAGAAAAAGTGGCGGTTCGAGAGACCATTTTAAATACATATGCAGGACAAATACAACAATTAAAAGAGGCTACAGCTCAAAAGCAAAAAGAAATATATGAAAATGCCTCAAACTATGCCGCGGAAGAATTAAAAGACTACATTGATGATAATATAAAGGAAGGCTGCGACATCACGACCGACCTATTGACCAAAAAAGCGGATGAAATAAAAAAAGATATGAAGAAAAACATTACAGAAGAAAGCAAAAAGAAATTTGGTGTAGAAAACCTTATTCCGTCACTAGACTATACCGACTATTTACGTTTGTTTTTATTTTGTAGTCTACAAGAAGAGGAAGTAAAAATGGCACGAGTGATGGATCTTATACAAATGAACATACAAAAAAAATATAATGATTATGATAGATCCTTTGAAAATTATTTTAATGGAATTAACATTACAACAACACTCAAAGTGCCGGTAACTCAGCAGATGCCTGTTCATGAGCGAATAAAAAATAAATTATGGGAGTATCAGATTGAAGAGAGTGCAAGATATTGA
- a CDS encoding pilus assembly protein, whose protein sequence is MKRVQDIEGSVSVESALIIPVIMAVFIFFMSMMQIMYTHGKVQIALNEVCKDLTYDSYFFQELGIIEVNQALYSKGLEQSITVEDLRVLKQELTEVIPEVASDLNNLKFSNISEEISVENIDTILQEKSDVTSVLVKLYESMSKLSQSAGTEGGYFINTMLLRVYIKEKLKLYTQEIDADYTLVHASGFLEDNSGQIILSTEYQVPILFKRHTIRLKNGGYFHAFIGAGKFSASYNQVIKKSQYGKTVEGDDDTEDEDQDGFAKTVYVTEYGAKYHKNQKCFHIKVNVNRMRLKQVTGKSPCEHCGDGGLDLEDSAIVYTTKNSRVFHLDKKCHSIYHHISKYSEKEAINSGYGPCKSCSK, encoded by the coding sequence TTGAAGAGAGTGCAAGATATTGAAGGAAGTGTGAGTGTTGAATCGGCATTAATTATTCCTGTTATCATGGCCGTGTTTATATTTTTTATGAGTATGATGCAAATTATGTATACACATGGGAAAGTGCAAATTGCTCTAAATGAAGTCTGCAAAGATTTGACATATGATAGCTATTTTTTTCAGGAGTTAGGAATTATTGAAGTTAACCAGGCGCTATATTCTAAAGGGCTTGAGCAATCAATAACAGTAGAAGACTTGCGAGTACTTAAACAAGAGCTAACAGAAGTTATCCCAGAAGTAGCAAGCGATTTAAACAATTTGAAGTTTTCCAATATATCGGAAGAAATTTCTGTGGAAAATATTGATACCATTTTACAGGAAAAATCAGATGTCACGTCAGTTCTTGTTAAATTATATGAAAGTATGAGTAAACTATCTCAGAGCGCTGGAACTGAAGGGGGATACTTCATCAACACAATGCTATTACGTGTGTATATAAAGGAAAAACTAAAATTGTACACCCAAGAGATTGATGCGGATTATACACTTGTGCATGCATCAGGATTTCTAGAAGACAATAGTGGGCAAATCATACTCAGCACAGAGTATCAAGTACCGATTTTATTTAAGCGTCACACAATTCGACTAAAAAACGGCGGTTATTTCCATGCGTTTATCGGTGCGGGGAAATTTAGCGCATCCTACAATCAAGTCATTAAAAAAAGTCAATATGGAAAAACGGTAGAAGGAGATGATGATACAGAGGATGAAGATCAAGACGGATTTGCAAAGACGGTATATGTAACTGAATATGGAGCAAAGTATCATAAGAATCAAAAGTGTTTTCATATCAAGGTCAATGTAAATCGGATGCGATTAAAACAAGTAACAGGGAAAAGTCCATGCGAACATTGTGGTGACGGTGGCCTAGATTTAGAAGATAGCGCTATTGTGTATACAACGAAAAACAGTCGAGTTTTTCATCTCGATAAAAAGTGCCACTCAATATATCATCATATATCAAAATACTCTGAGAAGGAAGCGATTAATAGTGGGTATGGTCCTTGTAAATCATGTTCAAAATAA
- a CDS encoding DUF5668 domain-containing protein translates to MGKIKIEGQSIFGFIVLLVGIVMLLNGLDIIPADISVAKYWPIILIVLGIVKIINYDESSFWGGIILIIGIYFLLSNFDVAFVKHIRFGSIFWPFVVILIGLSLVFPKKHN, encoded by the coding sequence ATGGGTAAAATAAAAATAGAAGGACAATCAATTTTTGGATTTATCGTTTTGTTGGTTGGAATTGTCATGTTGCTTAATGGATTAGATATAATTCCAGCGGATATAAGTGTGGCTAAATACTGGCCGATAATTTTAATTGTATTAGGGATTGTTAAAATAATTAACTACGATGAATCATCATTTTGGGGTGGCATTATATTAATCATAGGAATATATTTTTTGCTTTCAAATTTTGATGTGGCTTTTGTAAAACACATTCGTTTCGGATCTATTTTCTGGCCCTTTGTTGTTATACTTATTGGACTATCACTAGTCTTTCCTAAAAAACATAACTAA
- a CDS encoding VTT domain-containing protein, which produces MKELIIRILEPEFYEPIVEFLGPFGFLAGIFLAMMESFIPPLPLAAFVTINVIIFGYLLGYVLSYVGTVTGSYLVFILLQRYGGKYMHKYIEKHPKAQSLFTWIHEKGVFPLFLLLTFPFTPSIIVGGLAAFADIRPKDYLLALVPGKFFMVMSLTIIGVNIQSFFEKPVRSIAFIVLVLSVSLIAKQLLAFYERKVLRYRIKHHYMNKNKD; this is translated from the coding sequence ATGAAAGAACTAATCATACGTATATTGGAGCCAGAATTTTATGAACCCATTGTAGAGTTTTTAGGACCATTTGGTTTTTTGGCTGGGATTTTCTTAGCGATGATGGAGTCTTTTATCCCGCCTTTACCTTTGGCAGCCTTTGTCACAATCAATGTAATCATTTTCGGCTATTTATTAGGATATGTACTTTCTTATGTAGGTACGGTCACAGGATCCTATCTCGTTTTTATATTGCTTCAAAGATATGGTGGCAAATACATGCATAAATACATTGAGAAACATCCAAAAGCTCAGTCGCTATTTACATGGATTCATGAAAAAGGCGTTTTTCCATTATTTTTACTCCTTACTTTTCCTTTTACCCCTTCAATTATTGTAGGTGGATTAGCGGCTTTTGCAGATATTCGACCAAAAGATTATTTGCTGGCATTGGTTCCGGGGAAATTTTTCATGGTGATGTCATTGACCATTATTGGGGTTAATATACAATCTTTTTTTGAAAAGCCAGTTCGATCGATAGCTTTTATTGTACTTGTATTATCCGTATCTCTAATTGCCAAACAACTCTTGGCTTTTTATGAACGAAAAGTGTTAAGATATCGAATAAAACACCACTATATGAATAAAAATAAAGATTAA